A window from Gossypium raimondii isolate GPD5lz chromosome 7, ASM2569854v1, whole genome shotgun sequence encodes these proteins:
- the LOC105767205 gene encoding uncharacterized protein LOC105767205 produces MIESQKSMIAELTQLFKGGSDKGKDPVVNTKEENNDSPFYPPGFTPPHAQTQAEVQPRRSSVTIRPQQFQTSASMPVNFQTGIGSYLGEAPTNPIVPDFDEMIGKEKTKEELPSRLEERCKWLEEKFKAMETSENYHGMDAKDLSLVPDLVLPPKFKMPEFEKYDGTSCPEAHITMFCRRMTRYINNEQLLVHYFQDSLIGSAVRWYNQLSRTEIHSWKDLAQAFIKQYRHVMDIAPDRIVLQNMEKKTNESFRQYARRWREVAAQVQPPLLENKITMLFINTLKAPFLNHMLGSATKSFSDIVMSGEMIENAIRCGKIEAGESTKRSAPRKKEHKINNTSMFNKDHSKTITVGQARAVTANRQGSSKQESNPRPNVERLQFTPIPMTYRELYQNLFDAHMVSPYYLKPMQPPYPKWYDANAQCEYHVGTKGHSIENCTAFKKLVEKLINLGIVKIGDSSGPNVAENPLPNHDNKGVNAIIENGRKRVKVNIAEIRTPLEWVWKQMVKKCLIRQNSIKRPEGAMKFCEFHAEEGHDIQKCTEFRTMVQSLMDSKELEFYEEINELAEGEVYATEEGSTGKAQKANYPVVIISKPRSRESGIQIAPKVIIQKPVSFPYKDSKKVPWNYNCNVTIPGEESLVNALGEDKGFYTRSGKRYDPANARVESGKGKALAVELGKAKTDKIEPRINQPVTKNEANEFLKFLKHSEYSVVE; encoded by the coding sequence ATGATAGAGTCTCAAAAAAGCATGATAGCTGAATTAACGCAGTTGTTCAAAGGGGGAAGCGACAAAGGAAAAGACCCCGTTGTTaatacaaaagaagaaaataatgatAGCCCTttctatcctccaggtttcactCCTCCTCATGCGCAAACCCAAGCTGAGGTGCAACCACGCAGATCATCTGTTACTATCAGGCCTCAGCAGTTTCAAACTAGTGCCTCAATGCCAGTAAATTTCCAAACTGGAATAGGTTCTTATCTCGGAGAAGCCCCTACTAATCCCATAGTACCCGATTTTGACGAAATgataggaaaagagaaaacaaaggaAGAACTGCCGAGCCGATTGGAGGAAAGATGTAAATGGCTCGAAGAGAAATTCAAAGCCATGGAAACTAGCGAGAATTATCATGGGATGGACGCCAAAGATCTAAGCTTGGTACCAGATTTGGTCCTCCCTCCTAAATTTAAGATGCCGGAGTTTGAAAAATATGACGGGACAAGTTGTCCCGAAGCTCATATCACTATGTTTTGCCGAAGGATGACCAGGTACATCAACAATGAGCAACTATTGGTTCACTATTTTCAGGACAGTTTGATCGGGTCAGCGGTTagatggtacaatcaattgagtcgaACCGAAATCCACTCCTGGAAAGATTTGGCGCAGGCCTTTATAAAGCAATACAGACATGTGATGGATATAGCACCCGATCGAATTGTattacaaaacatggaaaagaaaactaatgAGAGCTTTCGCCAGTATGCTCGGAGATGGAGAGAGGTAGCAGCACAAGTTCAACCACCACTTTTAGAGAATAAGATAACCATGCTTTTTATCAATACCTTGAAAGCTCCATTTCTCAATCACATGTTGGGCAGTGCCACTAAAAGCTTTTCAGACATAGTGATGTCTGGAGAAATGATAGAGAACGCCATAAGATGTGGCAAGATAGAAGCAGGAGAAAGTACTAAAAGGTCGGCTCCAAGGAAGAAGGAGCACAAGATAAACAATACAAGCATGTTTAACAAGGACCATTCTAAAACAATCACGGTCGGACAAGCCAGAGCAGTAACCGCTAATCGGCAAGGTTCTTCGAAACAGGAATCTAATCCAAGGCCAAATGTAGAGAGACTTCAATTCACACCCATCCCAATGACGTATAGGGAATTGTACCAGAACTTATTCGATGCACATATGGTATCTCCATATTACCTGAAACCAATGCAACCCCCATACCCTAAGTGGTATGACGCAAACGCCCAATGCGAGTATCACGTGGGGACCAAGGGCCATTCGATTGAAAACTGCACTGCATTCAAGAAGTTAGTTGAAAAACTTATCAATTTGGGGATCGTAAAGATTGGTGACTCATCAGGACCAAATGTAGCAGAGAATCCGTTGCCCAATCATGACAATAAAGGGGTGAACGCGATAATTGAGAACGGAAGAAAGAGAGTCAAAGTCAACATAGCCGAGATAAGGACCCCCCTTGAATGGGTTTGGAAACAAATGGTGAAAAAATGTCTCATCAggcaaaattcaataaaaaggcCTGAAGGAGCAATGAAGTTTTGTGAGTTCCACGCAGAAGAAGGCCATGACATCCAAAAGTGTACCGAGTTCAGAACCATGGTGCAAAGCTTAATGGATAGCAAAGAGTTAGAGTTTTATGAAGAGATTAATGAACTAGCAGAAGGAGAGGTCTATGCTACAGAAGAAGGATCTACGGGGAAAGCCCAAAAGGCTAATTACCCGGtggtaattatttcaaaaccaAGGAGCAGAGAATCTGGAATACAAATAGCACCAAAGGTCATAATCCAAAAACCTGTATCCTTTCCCTACAAGGATAGCAAAAAGGTTCCTTGGAATTACAACTGCAATGTAACAATCCCAGGAGAAGAGAGCTTGGTAAATGCTTTAGGAGAGGATAAAGGATTCTATACACGAAGTGGAAAACGCTATGATCCGGCAAACGCAAGAGTGGAGTCTGGAAAAGGAAAAGCCTTAGCGGTTGAATTGGGAAAAGCAAAGACAGACAAAATTGAGCCGCGTATCAATCAGCCGGTAACTAAAAATGAGGCtaatgaatttctaaaattcttaaaacatagCGAGTACAGCGTGGTAGAGTAA
- the LOC128042554 gene encoding uncharacterized protein LOC128042554 produces the protein MTPEYSQWRDQRVNDNIPASNPETARSLEEHLQVLPSEIEIIKQEFEKRSLEIGKKVEQLEEEKMQLGLDLDIQRLEADKLRKGKNKAEEDLDSLKTDYKKLRRSIRTAGLGKTPEQWRQEIQEEKTKANQWEKKFQDTQTREVTLGESLLVCQNEKTKLNARVTELERLLHQYCCRHSVVELKASLDKIEELKGQVRELEDALQNSEFRIELLERSSEQWQGQFQRSQDQIRDRDYVMGEAVVQVREVADHLQTLAVQADLLSLKYELESYRGRELAWLLKKVKALGIRAKPYM, from the coding sequence ATGACCCCCGAGTATAGCCAGTGGCGTGATCAAAGGGTCAACGATAATATCCCGGCGTCAAATCCAGAAACTGCTCGATCTTTAGAGGAACACCTACAAGTATTGCCCTCTGAGATAGAAATTATCAAGCAAGAATTTGAAAAGAGGAGTTTGGAGATAGGGAAGAAAGTAGAGCAGTTAGAGGAAGAGAAAATGCAGTTAGGACTGGATTTGGACATTCAAAGATTAGAGGCCGACAaattaagaaaaggaaagaacaagGCAGAAGAAGATTTAGACAGCCTGAAGACGGATTACAAGAAGTTGCGTAGGTCGATAAGAACTGCTGGCTTGGGTAAAACGCCAGAACAATGGCGACAGGAAATTCAGGAGGAAAAAACGAAAGCTAAtcagtgggaaaagaaatttcaggaTACTCAAACTCGAGAAGTTACTTTGGGAGAGAGTTTACTAGTCTGCCAAAACGAGAAGACGAAGTTGAATGCCCGAGTAACTGAACTGGAAAGGCTACTTCACCAATACTGTTGTCGTCATTCTGTGGTTGAATTAAAGGCAAGCTTGGacaaaattgaagaattaaagGGACAAGTAAGAGAGCTCGAGGACGCATTGCAAAACAGCGAATTCCGAATAGAGCTTCTGGAAAGAAGTAGTGAGCAGTGGCAAGGGCAATTCCAGCGGTCTCAAGATCAGATTAGAGACAGAGATTATGTTATGGGTGAGGCAGTGGTTCAAGTACGCGAGGTAGCTGATCACCTGCAAACCCTAGCGGTTCAAGCTGATCTATTAAGTTTGAAGTATGAGTTGGAATCGTACCGGGGCCGAGAATTAGCTTGGCTTCTTAAAAAGGTTAAGGCTTTGGGTataagggcaaagccgtatatgtaa